GGGCCATTGGGGTTGCCCTTCTCTACCTGGGGGTGGTTTTGGCGGACCGTAGCGTGCCGTATGCGTCTGGGCGCGCTTGATGTGGGAGAGGCCAGGATCGGCTTGGCGGTGGGGGAGGAAGGAAGCCCCTTCGCCTTTGGTCGGGGCTATCTGGTGCGGAAAAGCCTGGAAGAGGATGTGGCGGCCCTCCTGGACTTCGTGCGCCGGGAGGGGGTGGGGAAGCTGGTGGTGGGCCTTCCCCTGCGCACCGACCTCAAGGAAAGCGCCCAGGCCAAGCGGGTCCTTCCCCTGGTGGAGGCGCTTAGGGCCAAGGGGGTGGAGGTGGAGCTTTTGGACGAGCGCTACACCACCCAGGCGGCAGCCA
This is a stretch of genomic DNA from Thermus caldifontis. It encodes these proteins:
- the ruvX gene encoding Holliday junction resolvase RuvX; amino-acid sequence: MRLGALDVGEARIGLAVGEEGSPFAFGRGYLVRKSLEEDVAALLDFVRREGVGKLVVGLPLRTDLKESAQAKRVLPLVEALRAKGVEVELLDERYTTQAAARRLKHAPKRVRQEKGRLDEMSAVVLLEDYLAGRL